TGCCAAATTTATTAGTTTAATTTGGACTTGCTTCAGAGATGaagtcgaaaaattcgttgcaACTGACACTCGCTATACTAAAACCTCACGTCGTGAAGTCACCGTTCGCATTGCAGGTGAGTGCTTAACCTCGAAAAATGTCGTACTCATCTAttcgaagtttttcaaataaatttttagtttttacaaaattaatccTGCATTCTTGGTTCTTTGAACTTTTACTGTCAACAAAATTCAACCGAAATTGACTGACATTTTGTAGTTTAATTATAATACCCatcaaaaatttcgataaattttccttcgtttttcgCTCAGTTCACtatacaattaatttttttcagaaaattcgCGATTTGATAATCGACAATGATTTCAAAGTTGTCAGATCGAAAAGAACTGTTATTACGCCCGAAGAAGCTGATCTTTTTTATTCCGATcatagagaaaaatttttcttcaatcgtcTGCTGACTTTCATGTGTAGCGGACCTTCCGATATTCATATTTTAGCTGGCAACAATGCCATTAGGAAATGGCGAGAACTCATGGGCCCCACTAAAGTTTATCAAGCTCAATATACAGCTCCTAATACTATCAGAGCAATCTACGGGTTGTCTGATACAAGAAACGCTACGCATGGTTCAggtacttgaaaaaaaatctac
The window above is part of the Venturia canescens isolate UGA chromosome 5, ASM1945775v1, whole genome shotgun sequence genome. Proteins encoded here:
- the nmdyn-D6 gene encoding nucleoside diphosphate kinase 6, whose product is MKSKNSLQLTLAILKPHVVKSPFALQKIRDLIIDNDFKVVRSKRTVITPEEADLFYSDHREKFFFNRLLTFMCSGPSDIHILAGNNAIRKWRELMGPTKVYQAQYTAPNTIRAIYGLSDTRNATHGSDSLESADREIKIFFREFNAKKWFDNEEVFYNLGKVRFDPSAFVHTIDQSVKTLNIDKNLNSD